In a single window of the Aridibaculum aurantiacum genome:
- a CDS encoding WD40/YVTN/BNR-like repeat-containing protein has protein sequence MKTSILFCLSFVFAIASHAQKNVSVQVIANNPNTSLRGMSVPSDQVIWVSGNNGTVGKSIDGGATWRWHTIKGYETRDFRDIEAFDSTTAIIMAVDNPAYILKTTDGGFTWKKVFEKNQNGMFLDAMDFKNEKEGICIGDPLQIGSSGRGFFYIIRTFDGGETWQETPLNQLPPAQTGEAIFSASGTNISFLDHPDFEYAFVTGGTISNIFMMGRPGKPNKAVTMPIVQGKESNGAFSFDTDRNNRFYVIGGDYKVPRDYFDIFFFTTDAGKKWGSPSIGSPFGYRSCIRIINDKMMVACGVTGVDFATNAHKEWQKASLESFNVAMVSKTGKAVFLAGDKGKIGKLIY, from the coding sequence ATGAAAACCAGTATCCTCTTTTGTCTTTCTTTCGTATTTGCTATAGCCTCCCATGCTCAAAAAAATGTGAGCGTGCAGGTAATTGCCAATAATCCAAACACCAGCCTTCGTGGAATGAGTGTGCCATCGGACCAGGTGATATGGGTGAGCGGCAATAACGGTACTGTAGGTAAATCCATTGACGGTGGAGCAACATGGAGATGGCATACCATCAAAGGTTATGAAACCCGCGACTTTAGAGATATTGAAGCTTTTGATAGTACTACTGCTATCATCATGGCAGTAGATAATCCTGCATACATTTTAAAAACAACGGACGGCGGCTTTACGTGGAAAAAGGTTTTCGAGAAAAACCAGAACGGGATGTTCCTGGATGCGATGGATTTTAAAAATGAAAAAGAAGGAATTTGCATTGGCGACCCGCTACAGATCGGCTCTTCCGGCCGCGGCTTCTTTTACATTATCCGCACTTTTGATGGCGGCGAAACCTGGCAGGAAACGCCACTTAATCAACTGCCGCCAGCGCAAACAGGCGAAGCAATATTTTCAGCCAGCGGCACCAATATCAGCTTCCTAGATCACCCAGATTTTGAATATGCATTTGTAACAGGCGGAACCATTTCAAACATCTTCATGATGGGCAGACCAGGTAAGCCGAATAAAGCTGTTACCATGCCTATTGTTCAAGGTAAAGAGTCTAATGGTGCTTTCTCTTTTGATACAGATAGGAACAACAGGTTCTATGTAATAGGTGGTGACTACAAAGTGCCACGTGATTATTTCGATATATTCTTCTTTACAACAGACGCAGGAAAAAAATGGGGTTCTCCTTCTATTGGTTCTCCTTTTGGATACCGCAGCTGCATTCGCATCATCAACGACAAGATGATGGTTGCATGTGGTGTAACAGGCGTTGATTTCGCTACCAATGCACACAAGGAATGGCAGAAGGCAAGTCTGGAAAGTTTTAATGTAGCTATGGTGAGTAAAACAGGAAAAGCTGTGTTTCTTGCTGGCGACAAAGGAAAGATTGGGAAGTTGATCTATTGA
- a CDS encoding DUF3592 domain-containing protein: MYKSVAILFLACFSCYILFTRTPDYFDSEFTPGTVVLPDTADWAKKAVVYPVGKEKFTVPIEGWGSSQVAKGDKVTVIYNPTNPSEGAMYTFFSYWLKLPELLISATIFLLLFFGAVFITGENQPEEPDDGSYKKKRKYKD; the protein is encoded by the coding sequence ATGTACAAATCCGTCGCTATTCTTTTTCTTGCTTGTTTTTCCTGCTATATTCTCTTTACCCGCACACCAGATTATTTCGACTCGGAATTTACTCCGGGAACAGTTGTATTGCCCGATACTGCTGATTGGGCAAAGAAAGCTGTGGTTTATCCTGTAGGTAAAGAAAAATTTACAGTTCCCATAGAAGGATGGGGCAGTAGCCAGGTAGCTAAGGGCGATAAAGTAACGGTTATCTACAACCCAACTAATCCTTCAGAAGGTGCTATGTATACCTTCTTTTCCTATTGGTTAAAATTGCCGGAACTTCTTATTTCTGCAACTATATTTCTCCTGCTATTTTTTGGTGCTGTTTTCATTACTGGTGAAAATCAACCCGAGGAACCAGACGATGGCTCTTACAAGAAAAAGAGAAAGTACAAGGACTGA
- the smc gene encoding chromosome segregation protein SMC yields the protein MRLKSLEIKGFKSFADKTVVNFDEGITGIIGPNGCGKSNIIDSIRWVIGEQKISALRSENLEALVFNGSRTRSASGLAEVSLTFENTKNLLPTEFSTVTVTRKFYKNGESEYRLNDVSCRMKDIHNLFMDTGISTDSYAIIELGMVDDIIRDKENSRRRMLEQAAGITIYKTRKKEAKAKLDATEGDLNRIEDLLFEINNQLKTLENQAKKAEKYYEIKKDYKEISVELAKASLEGFNDTYRELSEQSEVETDKKVRLEAEIATEEAALEQEKVGFIEKERALQAMQHEFNELVAKLRTQENEKNLASQKLTYLKEKETSIVDFLHKAEGQLQGIDESIEFTTVQLSEEEGKLVNLQTQLDTARMDVETKRRVFDEKRGNIDQLRRQYQEIQRKQFDAEKKVAVADASIQNLQRALTQLQDERQQREAQLKQLEEQRADKEQELEDKRVDLRQLQEQHEATKQQILQTQQELEALRLKLAEENRKLDSKRNEHALLKSLIDSMEGYPESVKFLHNNKNWNHTAPILSDIIYVKEDYRAAVENVLEPYLNYYVVNDLQEGLVAINLLEGNKKGKANFFMLDSVNNFVKKEEHQPAKTIPAMDVIEVDEKYRKLAEYLLCNVFIADDEAALQDSDGAIVLEKHGKFVKGKYSLSGGSVGLFEGKKIGRAKNLEKLHEQIVAQENVVNALKADIQAKHNQVIGYSEQLKENAIKQTQQEISDLTNQVFALQNKLENLSALQATSQKRLEDHENNLAINQDAIADVREELLTLNEQLQASSDEMKNQEQDYQSAEQEYQEVNKLFNESNLALTRQQSKISALKTELQFKRNQLNDLTQQVEENKVQLKQATENIIENEAILKDSEAFLINLMRMKEEEEKKLNEADQAYYNIRNILSEKESEVRMKTKSKEMIDHLLTEIKDKLNELKLQLAGMKERLSVEFRIELDEIIDQPRATETPVEELQAASDRMKKRLENMGEVNPTAIEAYQEMKKRYDFIVEQKNDLVTAKESLLQTIQEVETTANQKFLDTFNAVRENFQKVFRALFTEEDFGDLILENPENLAETGIDIVAKPKGKKPSSIGQLSGGEKTLTATALLFAIYLIKPAPFCILDEVDAPLDDANVGKFTKMIQQFSENSQFIIVTHNKQTMGAVDVIYGVTMQEPGVSKLVPVDFRSLAN from the coding sequence GTGAGATTAAAGAGTTTAGAAATAAAAGGCTTTAAAAGCTTTGCCGACAAAACAGTCGTGAATTTCGATGAAGGGATCACCGGGATCATTGGACCCAATGGTTGCGGCAAGAGCAATATCATTGATAGTATTCGCTGGGTAATTGGCGAGCAAAAGATCAGTGCACTGAGAAGCGAAAACCTGGAGGCGTTGGTCTTCAATGGTTCGCGTACACGTAGCGCAAGTGGTCTTGCCGAGGTAAGCCTCACTTTCGAAAACACCAAGAACCTGTTGCCCACCGAGTTCAGCACCGTTACCGTTACCCGCAAATTCTATAAGAACGGCGAAAGCGAATACCGCCTGAACGACGTAAGCTGCCGGATGAAGGATATCCATAACCTGTTTATGGATACTGGTATCAGCACCGATAGCTACGCGATCATTGAACTGGGGATGGTGGATGATATCATTCGCGATAAGGAGAACAGCCGCCGCCGCATGCTGGAACAAGCTGCGGGTATCACTATTTACAAAACACGTAAAAAAGAAGCCAAGGCAAAGCTCGATGCAACGGAAGGGGATCTTAATCGCATTGAAGACCTGTTGTTCGAGATAAACAACCAGCTAAAGACACTGGAGAACCAGGCAAAAAAGGCTGAGAAGTATTACGAGATCAAGAAAGATTATAAAGAGATATCTGTTGAGCTGGCGAAAGCTTCATTGGAAGGTTTCAATGATACTTACCGCGAACTGAGCGAGCAGAGCGAGGTAGAGACTGATAAAAAGGTTCGTTTAGAAGCAGAAATTGCTACCGAAGAAGCTGCTTTGGAGCAAGAAAAAGTAGGCTTCATTGAAAAGGAGCGTGCGCTGCAGGCTATGCAGCACGAGTTCAACGAACTGGTGGCAAAGCTTCGCACACAGGAGAATGAAAAGAATCTTGCTTCGCAAAAACTGACATATCTAAAAGAAAAAGAAACCAGCATTGTTGACTTCTTGCATAAGGCAGAAGGACAATTGCAAGGGATAGATGAGTCTATAGAATTTACCACCGTTCAACTAAGTGAAGAAGAAGGAAAACTGGTAAATCTCCAGACGCAGCTGGATACTGCGCGGATGGACGTTGAGACCAAGCGTCGTGTGTTTGATGAGAAGCGTGGAAATATAGACCAGCTTCGCAGGCAATACCAGGAGATCCAGCGCAAGCAGTTTGATGCAGAGAAAAAAGTTGCGGTTGCTGATGCGTCTATTCAAAACCTGCAGAGAGCGCTAACACAGTTGCAGGACGAACGACAGCAGCGTGAAGCACAACTGAAGCAACTGGAAGAACAGCGTGCAGATAAAGAGCAAGAGCTGGAAGACAAACGTGTAGACCTGCGCCAATTGCAGGAGCAGCACGAGGCAACCAAGCAACAAATTTTGCAGACCCAGCAGGAGCTGGAAGCACTGCGACTAAAACTGGCAGAAGAAAACCGCAAGCTCGATAGCAAGCGCAACGAACACGCACTTTTGAAGAGCCTCATCGACAGCATGGAAGGCTACCCGGAGAGCGTGAAATTCCTGCACAACAACAAGAACTGGAACCATACAGCACCTATTCTTTCTGATATCATTTATGTAAAAGAAGATTATCGTGCAGCTGTAGAAAACGTGCTGGAGCCTTACCTTAATTATTATGTAGTGAACGACCTGCAGGAAGGTTTGGTTGCTATCAATTTGCTGGAAGGAAACAAGAAAGGCAAGGCCAACTTCTTCATGCTCGACAGCGTGAACAACTTTGTAAAAAAGGAGGAGCATCAGCCGGCCAAGACCATTCCGGCAATGGATGTAATAGAGGTAGATGAAAAATACCGCAAGCTGGCAGAGTACCTGTTGTGCAATGTTTTTATTGCTGATGACGAAGCAGCACTACAAGACAGCGACGGCGCTATCGTACTTGAAAAGCATGGCAAGTTTGTAAAAGGCAAATACAGCCTGAGCGGCGGAAGCGTCGGTTTGTTTGAAGGAAAGAAAATAGGCCGTGCTAAGAACCTGGAGAAACTGCATGAGCAGATAGTTGCGCAGGAAAACGTGGTGAATGCTTTGAAAGCTGACATCCAGGCGAAGCACAACCAGGTGATCGGCTATAGCGAGCAGTTAAAAGAAAATGCGATAAAGCAAACACAGCAGGAGATAAGCGATCTTACCAACCAGGTGTTTGCTTTGCAAAATAAGTTAGAAAACCTTTCTGCACTGCAGGCCACCAGCCAAAAGCGTTTGGAAGATCATGAGAATAACCTGGCGATTAACCAGGATGCCATTGCGGATGTACGTGAAGAATTGCTTACGCTAAATGAGCAGCTACAGGCATCAAGTGATGAGATGAAAAACCAGGAACAGGATTATCAATCTGCGGAGCAGGAGTACCAGGAGGTGAATAAACTATTCAATGAAAGTAACCTGGCACTGACCCGCCAACAGAGCAAGATTTCTGCGCTGAAGACGGAATTACAGTTTAAGCGTAATCAACTGAATGACCTGACACAGCAGGTAGAAGAGAACAAAGTTCAACTGAAGCAGGCAACGGAGAACATCATAGAAAATGAAGCTATTTTAAAAGATAGCGAAGCATTCCTCATCAACCTGATGCGGATGAAGGAAGAAGAAGAGAAGAAGCTAAATGAAGCTGACCAGGCGTACTACAACATTCGCAATATCCTTAGTGAGAAGGAAAGTGAAGTGCGCATGAAGACTAAGAGCAAGGAGATGATAGATCACCTGCTGACAGAGATAAAAGATAAACTGAACGAACTGAAGCTGCAGTTAGCTGGAATGAAAGAAAGGCTGAGCGTTGAGTTCAGGATAGAACTGGATGAAATCATTGACCAGCCACGTGCTACAGAAACACCGGTAGAAGAATTGCAGGCGGCTTCGGATAGAATGAAGAAGCGACTAGAGAATATGGGCGAGGTAAACCCTACCGCTATTGAAGCTTACCAGGAAATGAAGAAGCGCTATGATTTTATCGTGGAGCAAAAGAATGACCTGGTAACGGCGAAAGAAAGTCTGCTTCAAACAATCCAGGAAGTAGAAACTACAGCGAACCAAAAGTTCCTTGATACTTTTAACGCAGTAAGAGAAAACTTCCAGAAGGTGTTCCGCGCTTTGTTTACTGAAGAAGATTTTGGAGATCTTATTTTAGAAAACCCGGAGAACCTTGCTGAAACAGGAATTGATATTGTGGCCAAGCCTAAAGGTAAAAAACCAAGCAGCATTGGCCAGTTGAGTGGAGGAGAAAAAACACTTACTGCAACTGCGCTGTTGTTCGCAATTTACCTGATCAAGCCAGCACCATTCTGTATCCTCGACGAGGTGGATGCGCCGCTGGATGATGCCAACGTAGGTAAGTTCACCAAGATGATACAGCAGTTCAGCGAGAACAGCCAGTTCATCATCGTTACGCACAACAAGCAAACCATGGGCGCTGTAGATGTTATCTATGGTGTAACCATGCAGGAGCCTGGCGTGAGTAAGCTGGTGCCGGTGGATTTTAGGAGCCTGGCGAATTAA
- a CDS encoding TonB-dependent receptor plug domain-containing protein codes for MMRNKLSKVVLASALILNGTIANSQQAELDPITVTASLHPVSANTTGRNITVISGESISKFPVNSIDELLRYLPGLEVQARGPMGAQSDIVLRGGTFQQVLVVLDGIRLNDPNTGHFNSYIPIAPSEIERIEVLKGASSAIYGTEAVGGVIHIITKTFASKGKADGKQISAQGVVGEYGLWNAQVGGYLKKGKTAVAAGAISNNATGQLQRGTRGFFYNNTLSGSVSHSFSENLQLSFRSAYDSRDFAAQNFYTTFASDTAKEKVTSLWNHLKLAYQKGKHQLSFDVGHKHVKDEFTFNSASLPNLNKSQLLQALAVHSYQFKEDLSITSGAQWVNKQISSNDRGNHQLDQVGAFVLLNKSFNENLFINPAIRVDYHERAGWEVIPQVNVAYKLPHWQLRASAGKTTRDADFTERFNNYNRARVTSGSIGNPDLTAERSTSYEAGVDYLGIKNLRISSTFFQRFNTDLVDWVPTPFEQMPRTSNLVPTGRYALAKNIAKVTSTGFETDVKYVHQLSKKQQLFAMLGLVWINSESSDAVPSFYISSHARFLTNFNVEYRFNRFSVSVAGLYKQRGIMQASAINATLSKEYFVLNTKLQAMLVNGLNAFVQVDNLLDENYSDLLGSQMPGRWLMGGLRFNFNQK; via the coding sequence ATGATGAGAAATAAACTTTCTAAAGTCGTGCTGGCTTCAGCATTGATCTTAAATGGAACCATTGCAAACAGCCAACAGGCGGAACTGGATCCTATAACCGTTACAGCTTCATTACATCCTGTATCAGCCAATACAACCGGCAGAAATATTACTGTCATCAGCGGCGAGAGCATTTCCAAATTCCCGGTGAATTCAATTGATGAATTGCTACGGTACCTGCCGGGCCTGGAAGTGCAGGCACGTGGTCCAATGGGTGCACAAAGTGATATAGTACTGCGTGGCGGCACTTTTCAGCAGGTGCTTGTGGTGCTGGATGGCATCCGGTTGAACGACCCAAACACTGGACACTTTAATAGCTATATTCCTATTGCTCCTTCAGAAATTGAACGTATAGAAGTTTTGAAAGGTGCTTCATCAGCTATTTATGGAACGGAAGCTGTGGGAGGTGTTATTCACATCATTACGAAAACATTTGCATCAAAAGGCAAAGCAGACGGAAAACAAATCAGTGCGCAAGGTGTGGTGGGTGAATATGGCCTGTGGAATGCGCAGGTAGGCGGCTACCTAAAAAAAGGTAAAACAGCCGTAGCTGCGGGAGCTATTTCTAACAATGCTACTGGGCAGTTGCAGCGTGGCACGAGGGGGTTCTTTTACAACAACACTTTAAGCGGCTCTGTCAGTCATAGCTTCAGCGAAAATCTGCAACTGTCGTTTCGTTCAGCCTACGACAGCCGTGACTTTGCTGCACAAAATTTCTACACCACGTTTGCATCTGATACCGCAAAAGAAAAAGTAACATCCTTATGGAACCACCTGAAGCTGGCTTACCAAAAAGGAAAACACCAACTGAGTTTTGATGTGGGTCACAAACATGTAAAGGATGAGTTCACCTTCAATTCTGCTTCTCTTCCTAACCTGAATAAAAGCCAGTTACTACAGGCGCTGGCGGTCCATTCCTACCAGTTTAAAGAAGATCTTTCTATTACCTCAGGCGCTCAGTGGGTCAACAAACAAATTTCTTCAAACGACAGAGGTAATCACCAACTAGACCAGGTAGGTGCTTTTGTTTTATTGAATAAAAGCTTCAATGAAAACCTGTTCATTAATCCTGCAATACGTGTAGATTACCATGAAAGAGCAGGCTGGGAAGTTATACCACAAGTGAATGTAGCCTACAAGCTACCGCACTGGCAGCTACGCGCTTCTGCAGGCAAGACCACACGTGATGCAGATTTCACTGAAAGGTTCAATAACTATAACAGAGCCAGGGTTACAAGTGGCAGCATTGGTAATCCTGATCTTACTGCTGAACGCTCCACCAGCTATGAAGCAGGTGTTGACTACCTCGGCATCAAAAACCTAAGGATCAGTTCTACATTCTTCCAGCGATTTAATACGGACCTGGTGGATTGGGTTCCTACTCCTTTTGAGCAGATGCCTAGAACCAGCAACCTGGTACCAACTGGTCGTTATGCTTTGGCTAAAAACATAGCCAAAGTAACCTCTACAGGTTTTGAAACAGATGTAAAATATGTACACCAGCTTTCTAAAAAACAACAATTATTTGCAATGCTGGGATTGGTGTGGATCAATAGCGAAAGCAGTGATGCAGTACCCTCTTTTTACATCTCTTCGCACGCACGTTTCCTTACCAACTTCAATGTTGAGTACAGGTTCAACAGGTTTTCTGTAAGTGTGGCCGGATTATACAAGCAGCGCGGAATAATGCAGGCATCTGCCATAAATGCCACGCTTTCTAAAGAATATTTTGTGCTAAATACAAAGCTGCAGGCTATGCTGGTAAACGGGCTGAATGCTTTTGTGCAGGTTGATAATCTATTGGATGAAAACTACAGCGACCTGCTTGGAAGCCAGATGCCCGGCAGATGGTTGATGGGTGGATTGAGGTTCAATTTCAACCAGAAGTAG
- a CDS encoding TonB-dependent receptor, with translation MNVQASSSLKGLVLIIIFSLTLVIANAQNISTTGTVRDASGNTLSGATVFIEETKNTVVADSDGTFRLSLPAGTYTLVVSYVGQATQRVSVNISNNTTVLPAISLATVANANTVVVVGSRNPKRSAIETAVPVDVIPLAQITGQVGQLDLSQLLSFLAPSFNSVRQTLGDGTDHIDPAHLRGLGPDQVLVLVNGKRYHQSSLVNVNGTVNRGTVGTDLNSIPASSIERVEILRDGASAQYGSDAIAGVINIVLKKRTGLSLSTTYGQHISSYDKNYAYNRLNPNNQLPGKVNANDGENYQATLNYGFNLKKGYLNLSAEYLRRGATNRSGLYTGQIWPSVNGRDVSDSINAAKGLTRDDFDLRLGNSRIEGGGVVANFAYPINDNLEVYAYALANGKNGNAAGLYRYPNSIRVGGSFPSSNSSSAAAAAAVRALYPNGFLPEQNSRVRDYSASAGIRGKLGSWRFDASETFGANTYTYLVDNSVNYTQAYLPGITPQQLQTSFNSGKTRTWQSITNLDLSKNHDVLEGLNTAVGAEFKVDGYGIEAGEFNSYANLTTDRGLASIAGAQVFAGFLPESAGTWTRRSFALYSDNELDITKKWLVSAALRFENFSDFGSTLNYKVASRYKLADWLSLRGATSSGFRAPSLQQQHYSKVTTQFITINGQLVPVQAGTFTNDSKIAQILGIPQLKQETSISYSLGATSRLARGLELTVDAYQVDINNRIILSNAFDGGTDPALTAELNNAGANRASVFANGINTRSRGLEAVLSYAVKLGGKHNLNVTLAHSTVQNRVRRDENDKVIIHGSDVLINSGQLGRYFNRLDQSRIETQSPQNKQILSLQYRVGKFGTLLRFSRFGSTTFLADTTGGAALVVNGFTGQRETLDQRFSGKTLTDLSFTYDINKRFAINVGANNLFDVYPDVQEHFNSTSSGRFTYSRAVSQFGYNGRYVYGRLTFNL, from the coding sequence ATGAACGTACAAGCTTCTTCCTCTTTAAAAGGATTAGTTCTGATTATTATTTTTTCTCTTACGCTCGTTATAGCCAACGCTCAAAACATATCTACAACCGGTACTGTAAGAGACGCATCGGGTAACACCCTTAGCGGCGCTACCGTTTTTATAGAAGAAACAAAAAACACCGTGGTTGCCGATAGTGACGGCACGTTTAGGTTGTCGCTTCCAGCGGGCACCTATACGTTAGTAGTTTCTTATGTCGGACAGGCAACACAGCGTGTATCAGTTAATATATCAAATAATACTACCGTACTTCCGGCTATCAGCCTGGCAACTGTTGCTAATGCCAATACCGTTGTAGTAGTAGGTTCACGTAATCCTAAACGTAGCGCTATTGAGACAGCTGTTCCGGTGGATGTCATACCTCTTGCTCAGATCACAGGACAGGTAGGTCAGCTGGACCTATCGCAGTTGCTTAGTTTTCTTGCTCCTTCATTCAACTCTGTTCGCCAGACCTTAGGCGATGGTACCGATCACATTGACCCGGCGCACTTACGCGGACTTGGTCCAGACCAGGTGCTGGTACTGGTGAATGGCAAGCGTTATCATCAGTCGTCTTTGGTGAACGTAAATGGAACCGTTAACCGTGGTACTGTTGGAACGGACTTGAACTCCATACCTGCCAGTTCTATTGAAAGAGTAGAGATACTTCGCGATGGCGCTTCTGCACAATATGGATCGGATGCTATAGCGGGAGTTATTAATATTGTTCTAAAAAAGAGAACCGGCCTTAGCCTTTCGACTACCTATGGTCAACACATTTCGAGCTATGATAAGAACTACGCTTATAACCGTTTGAACCCAAATAACCAGCTTCCTGGTAAGGTGAATGCAAACGATGGTGAGAATTACCAGGCAACACTTAACTATGGCTTCAACCTGAAGAAAGGATATTTGAACCTTTCTGCAGAATACCTGCGCCGTGGTGCTACCAACCGTAGCGGGTTGTATACCGGCCAGATCTGGCCCAGCGTAAACGGCAGGGACGTTTCAGATAGCATTAATGCTGCTAAAGGATTAACAAGAGACGATTTTGATCTGCGTCTTGGAAATTCAAGAATTGAGGGTGGTGGCGTAGTAGCCAACTTTGCTTATCCAATCAATGACAACCTGGAAGTATATGCTTACGCTTTAGCCAATGGTAAAAACGGTAATGCTGCAGGTTTGTATCGTTATCCAAACAGCATCCGAGTTGGTGGAAGCTTTCCTTCAAGCAACAGCAGTTCAGCAGCAGCCGCTGCAGCAGTAAGAGCTCTTTATCCTAATGGCTTTCTGCCAGAACAAAATTCACGTGTACGCGATTATTCAGCTTCGGCAGGTATACGTGGTAAATTAGGTAGCTGGAGATTTGATGCAAGTGAAACCTTCGGCGCTAACACTTACACTTACCTGGTAGATAATTCAGTGAATTATACTCAAGCATATTTACCTGGCATCACTCCACAGCAGTTGCAAACGAGCTTCAACAGTGGTAAGACCAGGACATGGCAATCTATCACCAATCTTGATCTTTCAAAAAACCATGATGTACTGGAAGGTTTGAACACTGCAGTAGGAGCGGAGTTCAAAGTAGACGGTTATGGTATTGAAGCCGGGGAATTTAACTCGTATGCAAATCTTACTACCGACAGGGGATTAGCTTCCATTGCAGGTGCACAGGTTTTCGCAGGTTTTTTACCTGAAAGTGCAGGTACCTGGACAAGGCGCAGCTTTGCTTTGTATAGCGACAATGAGCTGGACATAACAAAGAAATGGCTGGTGTCGGCTGCATTGCGTTTTGAGAATTTTTCTGATTTCGGCTCTACGCTGAATTATAAAGTTGCTTCACGCTACAAGTTGGCAGACTGGCTAAGCTTGCGTGGTGCTACCTCTTCTGGTTTCAGGGCACCTTCTCTTCAACAGCAGCACTACTCAAAGGTGACTACGCAATTCATTACCATCAATGGTCAACTTGTTCCTGTTCAAGCCGGAACTTTTACCAATGATTCTAAAATTGCCCAGATACTTGGAATTCCGCAACTGAAGCAAGAGACGTCTATTTCTTATTCATTAGGAGCTACTTCAAGATTGGCAAGAGGCCTGGAGCTGACAGTTGACGCGTACCAGGTAGACATCAACAATCGCATCATCTTATCGAACGCTTTTGATGGTGGTACAGACCCTGCTTTAACAGCTGAATTGAACAATGCCGGCGCTAATCGTGCATCTGTATTTGCAAATGGTATCAACACCCGCTCAAGAGGTTTAGAAGCCGTGCTTAGCTACGCAGTGAAATTAGGAGGGAAGCATAACCTGAATGTAACGCTTGCTCACTCAACCGTTCAAAATCGTGTAAGGAGAGATGAGAATGATAAGGTTATCATTCATGGATCAGATGTATTGATCAACTCTGGCCAATTGGGCAGGTATTTCAACCGTCTTGACCAGTCGCGTATCGAAACGCAGAGTCCGCAGAACAAGCAGATCTTGTCTCTCCAATACCGTGTAGGCAAGTTTGGTACACTGTTGCGCTTTTCACGTTTTGGAAGCACCACATTCCTGGCTGACACTACGGGTGGAGCTGCTCTTGTTGTAAATGGATTTACAGGTCAACGCGAAACGCTTGATCAAAGATTTAGCGGAAAAACGCTTACTGATCTGAGCTTCACTTACGACATCAACAAGCGTTTTGCAATCAACGTGGGAGCAAACAACCTGTTTGATGTGTATCCTGATGTGCAGGAACATTTCAACAGTACATCCTCTGGTCGCTTTACGTATTCTCGTGCTGTGTCGCAATTTGGCTACAACGGCAGGTATGTATACGGCAGGCTAACATTTAACTTGTAA
- a CDS encoding DUF4031 domain-containing protein gives MLYTDGVHLVADSLDELYAYAEKMKLSWDWLHLGGRNVHPHFDICGHVRQRVLADKEVKLVSKKEIVRLSKLNYRPPGTEDEKKEWEAHHGKKLDDILPTESDFNRMMANIKRKTGL, from the coding sequence ATGCTATACACAGATGGAGTTCACCTGGTAGCAGATAGTTTAGATGAACTATACGCTTATGCTGAAAAAATGAAATTGAGTTGGGATTGGCTTCACCTCGGCGGCAGGAATGTACACCCGCATTTTGATATATGTGGTCATGTGCGGCAAAGAGTTTTGGCTGATAAGGAAGTAAAACTCGTTTCAAAAAAAGAGATTGTACGATTAAGTAAACTCAACTATAGACCACCTGGAACTGAGGACGAAAAGAAAGAGTGGGAAGCGCATCATGGAAAGAAACTAGATGATATACTTCCTACTGAAAGCGACTTCAATAGAATGATGGCTAACATAAAACGGAAGACCGGCTTGTAG
- a CDS encoding ferritin-like domain-containing protein, whose protein sequence is MDKMQDLTALLKHEIEDLISAEDQIIGAMPLMIENAKSNTLKKALRQHLKVTQAQRKRLDKVQKLMGVKKGEASQSTGFLSSLFGGITQHECKGMKGIIEEGNKIMAEDMVDTVKDAAIIASAQKVEHYEICGYGTARSYANELNLTDVAKLLEETLNEEYEADKLLTTIAEGDVNVKAEGKKPASKGTNGSGSSVTAKKAASTQGSAKKTAATPKKAASKSTTATAKKAANKTSKK, encoded by the coding sequence ATGGATAAGATGCAAGACCTGACAGCATTATTGAAGCATGAAATAGAAGATTTAATTTCTGCTGAAGACCAGATAATAGGTGCAATGCCTTTGATGATTGAAAATGCAAAAAGCAATACGCTTAAAAAAGCTTTGCGCCAGCATCTAAAAGTTACTCAAGCGCAGCGTAAGCGTCTTGACAAAGTGCAAAAACTAATGGGTGTAAAAAAAGGTGAAGCCAGCCAAAGCACAGGTTTTCTTTCATCCCTATTTGGTGGTATTACACAGCATGAGTGCAAAGGAATGAAAGGCATTATAGAAGAAGGAAATAAAATAATGGCCGAAGACATGGTGGATACAGTAAAAGATGCCGCCATTATTGCCAGTGCGCAAAAAGTAGAACATTACGAGATCTGCGGATATGGAACTGCCCGTTCGTATGCTAATGAACTCAACCTTACTGATGTGGCTAAACTGCTGGAAGAAACACTTAATGAAGAATATGAAGCTGATAAACTGCTAACCACTATTGCAGAAGGTGACGTAAATGTTAAAGCAGAAGGTAAGAAGCCAGCCTCAAAAGGAACTAATGGATCGGGTAGTAGTGTTACTGCAAAGAAAGCTGCATCAACGCAGGGTAGTGCTAAAAAAACTGCAGCTACACCAAAGAAAGCCGCATCTAAATCCACTACGGCTACAGCTAAAAAAGCAGCAAATAAAACCAGTAAAAAATAA